A single Biomphalaria glabrata chromosome 2, xgBioGlab47.1, whole genome shotgun sequence DNA region contains:
- the LOC106072666 gene encoding uncharacterized protein LOC106072666, whose amino-acid sequence MNDLFYLGIIIPTVITIVLFLIFIYCWFLQKARKEVLTKKYDPHGKMRRLGMSMDPPPPPRFCQAGQCLLPETGEDNCAYDVSRSPSTEQEGQGQPMYHTYHDSGISNCLSPSHDHEPIGDFAYRACPDSGFSLSLNPGTYGHQQSDQRLISPLSPCEHHPLFYYGQHQHSSASQLAPGRGGFSPEPLRPHQILTDQIQVHAGGEQGFFQHPMPQADLRPKVQPASVHPSHGVCYGDDTRHPQCSQHYEPPQLCRGSLVHHNQQAEQQHAHRPPQSLFRDPSVSQINIIKNCPNQTVSYNISPTNPVPNGASSLDFNYPMKSERLLMNIPVTSLSQNCHSDPCVQRCLHLPLTTSIAYHSHASSLTSPLGMSHSYNKSGLDTSHAQNSERPDSQASQSSTTDSEDSGFRSSHHKSNLGKQGNPLMKPTRRIKNKNKIQQPGAASPMTPMVTLSPHQLQISHDVIQTSSIMGVDLAHRSPGVLKQNTSSGNLERDNGCFPQGFHQGLSYRNSPSSEEKNPLAQKIENWPPQSTNDRETVVKQNIDLSDISTHLSWKYQQDAGQSGGIPPLSPNQNNRLQQSCHQGMGSGQMMKMTADQHMELVGYSVV is encoded by the exons ATGAATGACCTGTTCTATCTGGGGATCATTATCCCAACAGTCATCACCATCGTCCTCTTTCTGATTTTCATCTACTGTTG gttTCTCCAGAAAGCTCGTAAGGAGGTGCTGACCAAGAAGTATGACCCCCACGGAAAAATGCGACGCTTGGGCATGTCTATGGACCCTCCGCCACCTCCGAGATTTTGCCAAGCGGGACAATGCTTGCTTCCAGAAACAGGAGAGGACAACTGTGCTTACGACGTCAGCCGCAGCCCGTCCACTGAACAGGAAGGCCAAGGTCAGCCCATGTACCACACATATCATGACAGCGGCATCTCTAATTGTCTGTCGCCTAGTCATGACCACGAGCCCATTGGAGATTTCGCCTATCGTGCTTGCCCGGACTCAGGTTTCTCCCTGAGTTTAAATCCGGGAACTTATGGCCATCAGCAGAGTGACCAGAGACTAATTAGTCCCCTGAGTCCCTGTGAGCACCATCCCCTGTTCTACTATGGCCAACACCAACACAGCTCAGCATCGCAGTTGGCGCCCGGCAGGGGAGGTTTCTCTCCAGAACCTTTGAGGCCCCACCAAATTCTCACCGACCAGATACAGGTCCACGCAGGAGGCGAACAAGGCTTCTTCCAGCATCCAATGCCACAGGCCGACCTTCGGCCTAAAGTCCAGCCAGCGTCCGTCCACCCAAGCCACGGGGTCTGCTACGGCGACGACACCCGGCACCCTCAATGCTCACAGCATTACGAGCCACCACAGCTGTGCCGCGGCAGTCTCGTGCACCACAACCAGCAGGCGGAACAACAACATGCGCACAGACCGCCACAAAGCTTGTTCCGAGACCCCAGTGTCTCTCAAATAAACATAATCAAAAACTGTCCAAACCAGACAGTAAGCTACAATATATCCCCAACCAATCCAGTGCCCAATGGTGCATCGTCTTTAGACTTTAACTATCCAATGAAATCAGAAAGACTTTTAATGAACATCCCAGTGACGAGTCTTTCCCAGAACTGTCACTCAGATCCTTGTGTTCAACGATGTCTTCATTTACCATTGACTACATCTATAGCATATCATTCTCACGCTTCTTCCTTGACCTCGCCACTGGGCATGAGCCATTCCTACAACAAATCTGGACTGGACACATCCCATGCCCAGAACAGTGAGCGGCCAGACTCCCAGGCTTCTCAGTCTTCGACTACAGACTCTGAAGACTCGGGATTCCGAAGCTCCCACCACAAGAGCAACCTCGGCAAGCAGGGCAACCCACTGATGAAGCCCACGCGTAGGATTAAGAACAAGAATAAGATCCAGCAGCCAGGAGCAGCCTCTCCGATGACCCCCATGGTCACGCTCAGTCCGCATCAGCTCCAGATCAGCCATGACGTCATTCAAACCTCGTCCATCATGGGTGTTGACCTGGCTCACAGATCTCCAGGTGttctcaaacaaaatacaagcaGCGGCAACCTGGAAAGAGACAACGGCTGTTTCCCACAAGGATTTCATCAAGGATTAAGCTACCGCAATTCCCCCAGCTCAGAGGAAAAAAATCCCCTCGCCCAGAAAATCGAAAACTGGCCGCCACAGTCCACTAACGATAGGGAGACTGTggtcaaacaaaacattgacctGAGTGACATCAGCACACACCTGAGCTGGAAGTACCAGCAGGACGCTGGTCAGTCAGGCGGCATCCCGCCCTTAAGCCCGAACCAGAACAACCGACTTCAGCAGTCCTGCCATCAAGGCATGGGCAGTGgtcagatgatgaaaatgacTGCAGACCAACACATGGAGCTGGTCGGTTATTCCGTCGTGTAG